In a single window of the Candidatus Zixiibacteriota bacterium genome:
- a CDS encoding alpha/beta hydrolase, protein MRLLSMILWPILTIVVIFIAFGAYLYLMQDKMVFFPTSELVVTPDEIGLQYEDVFIEVDAGEKIHAWWLKTTATDQAEPRPVVLFCHGNGGNISHRLETIEYVLRLGADIFIFDFRGYGQSDGKPNEKNIYADARASYEWLTNEGKYAPEQVVVFGRSLGGVVAVDLAYQVQCRGLVVESSLTSAAAMAAKMFPFFPVGVLLRYKLNSLEKITGISCPVLVTHSPDDDIIPFEMGEQLYAAANKPKRFVKLRGTHNELAYFKDGEYRTALVELIFGRASFWQ, encoded by the coding sequence GTGAGATTACTTAGCATGATACTCTGGCCGATTCTAACTATCGTTGTTATCTTCATTGCCTTTGGTGCATATTTATACCTAATGCAGGACAAGATGGTTTTCTTTCCGACCAGCGAACTGGTTGTGACACCGGACGAGATTGGCTTGCAATATGAAGATGTATTCATCGAAGTAGACGCCGGGGAGAAAATCCATGCCTGGTGGTTGAAGACTACTGCGACCGATCAAGCCGAACCAAGGCCGGTGGTGCTTTTCTGTCATGGCAATGGCGGGAATATCTCGCACCGGTTGGAAACGATTGAGTATGTGCTCAGGTTGGGGGCGGATATCTTTATCTTCGACTTTCGCGGCTACGGACAGTCTGATGGTAAACCTAACGAGAAGAATATCTATGCCGATGCCAGAGCCTCCTACGAATGGCTGACGAATGAAGGCAAGTATGCTCCGGAGCAGGTTGTCGTATTTGGTCGGTCACTGGGAGGAGTGGTGGCGGTTGATCTGGCGTATCAAGTGCAGTGCCGTGGCCTGGTAGTGGAATCGTCATTGACCTCGGCGGCAGCTATGGCTGCTAAGATGTTTCCGTTTTTCCCGGTGGGGGTGTTGCTTCGGTATAAGCTCAATTCGCTGGAGAAGATCACTGGTATTTCCTGTCCGGTGTTGGTGACCCATTCGCCCGATGATGACATTATTCCGTTTGAAATGGGTGAACAGTTGTATGCGGCGGCCAATAAGCCCAAACGCTTTGTTAAACTTCGCGGCACTCACAACGAACTGGCGTATTTTAAGGACGGGGAATATCGCACAGCGTTGGTAGAACTCATCTTTGGTCGAGCTTCGTTCTGGCAGTAG